TCGAGATATTGCTGCATGGCCCCTCATATCCCGGGGTGACGAGTCCGCCCAAATGAAAACGGCGGCGTCCACAGACACCGCCGCTCTGCAAAATGTTTCGCCGTTTTAGCCGAGCTTGGCCAGCGTACCCGTGTGCTCGGCAACAAGATAATAGACCGTGACGCGATGCTTGGTCTTGTCGGCCTTCATCTTTTCGCCGACAGCCTTCACCGCGGCTTCGGCCGTCTTGGCATCAAGGCCGAGCTTCTTGGCGCAGAAGCCGTCCACGACGCGCTTCACTTCCGCCGGGTCGGTCACCGACACCCACTGCGAATCCTTGCCCTTGAGCGCGATGCCGCAGAACTTGACGATCGATTCGACCGCCGCGGCGTTCACCTTGGACGTGTATTTCTGAATATCAGCTGCATAGTCAGCCATGTTGCGTAGTCCCCCAATCTAATGCACCCGGACGTGGATGCGCCCGCCTCTATAGCGCTCTCCGGCTGCAAACAAAAGAGCGGATTGGGTTGCCGCCAACCCCAAGTCCGCGCTTGAAAGTGGCGCCCGGGGGCCTATATTCGGCCTGTCCACCGCAAGGCGGACTATGGTGATAAACGGCTGACGTAATAAACCCATTGGACCCGGGGGCAGTACCCGGCGCCTCCACCACAGCCGCTCGCATTGCGAGTGGCTGTGATGGGGGCGAAATAGGATCGACAAGGGCGTAAAGGTTGGTTTTTTGCCCGCGATTGTACCGGCGTTATCGGGCTATTTTATAGTTGCCAATGACAACTATGCTCCGGTCGCTCTCGCTGCTTAAGGCAGTGCGAGAACTGGGATTCAAGCCCTCAGGCTTAGCCGCTTGAGGCGGGGTTCGCCGGCACCTGGCAACAGAAGCCGGCACTTTCCCTCAAATGATCCGGTAGGCCATGGCTTTCGTGACAGCTTCGAGCGTCGTCTCGGAGTTGAGGCTCTTGCGTGCCTTGTCCAT
The nucleotide sequence above comes from Hyphomicrobiales bacterium. Encoded proteins:
- a CDS encoding DUF2853 family protein encodes the protein MADYAADIQKYTSKVNAAAVESIVKFCGIALKGKDSQWVSVTDPAEVKRVVDGFCAKKLGLDAKTAEAAVKAVGEKMKADKTKHRVTVYYLVAEHTGTLAKLG